The Chitinophagales bacterium genomic sequence ACCAGGTGAGGGAGCAGAAACCAGCAGAACAACGTTATCAGCACTGCGGACACAATATTCATGACAAAACCTGTTGTGGTCATATGGTGTAATTTCAGTCTGCCACTGGCAAATACAATCGCATTTGGAGGTGTACCCATAGGTAACATACCGGCACAACTGGCACCTAGTGTCATAGCAATACCCAATTGCAAAGGGTCTATATGCAGTGCTTGTGCCATACCACCGATAACCGGGGCAAATACAATTACCTGCGCTACATTGCTCATTACTTCGCTTATGAAGATAGAGACTATAGTAACAATGAAGACAAGCAGTATTCCTCCTGTTGCATAACCCGCTATCCAATCACCCAGGCTTTCAATAATACCAGCTTTTTCCAGTTGGCCTGCCAGAGCAATACCTCCTCCAAATAATATTAATATCCCCCAGGCCATATTTTTTGTATCATGCCACTCGAGAATTGGTTTGTTCTCAGCAGCGCCTGATGGAAAAGCAAACATGAGTATACCACCGAGGAGAGCAATCATAGAATCGTTGAGCTTGAACAAAGTTTGGTATTCATTAATTAAACTTTTGGTGATCCATAAAAATGCAGTTATTAGAAAAATACCCAATACGCGCTTTTCAGTTGCAGATAACTTTCCAAGCTTCTTTAGCTCTCCGCCTATCAGCTCTTTCGTGTGATGGTTGGAAGGGATGTGATTAGGGTACAGTACTTTGACCATCAGGAAATAGAGTGTGAGTAATAATATAAGAGAAATAGGAAGACATAATTTCATCCAGTCTGCAAACTGGAAAGTGTATCCGGCTTCTTCCTGCAAATAAGCTACATAGGCTACATTGGGTGGTGTACCAATAATAGTAGCTATACCACCGAAGTTGCTGGAGTAAGCAATAGCCAACATCAGGCAAATGCCCAGGTTGGTTACATTCCCCTTACCTGTATTACTGTCTTCCATCACCTTTATAACACTAAGCGCGATGGGGTACATCATCATAGTAGTAGCTGTATTGCTCAGCCACATACTCATCAGTCCTGATGCAAGTATAAATCCCAGTATGATCCTGTTTCCACTGGTACCGGTAACGCGTATGATAGATAGTGCGCCGCGCTTATGCAGCCCCCATTTTTCTATTGCCAGGGCTATCATAAAGCCACCCATAAACAGAAAAATAATCGGATTGGCATATGATGTAGCTACCTCGTCTATTCCGGCTATGCCTAATAATGGGAATAGCAATAACGGCAGTAATGCTACCACAGGCATTGGTAGAACCTGTGTTACCCACCATGTGATCATGAGCGCAGCTACGGCCATTACCTTTGTTGCTTTATTGTCCAGCATAAAAGTGTCAGACAACAGGATGAACAGAAATATCAATATGCCTGCAAGTAATGCTGCAATTCTTGCCTTGCTTTTGTTCATGTTTATTTTTGGTTAACAGTATGAAGATATAAAAGAAAATGCCTGCTTCACAAGCAGGCATTTTAGCTTAATAATGTAAATACGTTATTTGAACTTCACCCATGCTATATGAGCATATTTCTTTCTGCCATCCCGTTCTATCATTAGTGTTGCATAAGTGTTAGTGGCGTCGTCAAAATGAGCTGATGCAATATTGGCAAATTTCAGGTCTTTATCTCCTTTGGGAGCAGCAAACAGGAAGTGTTTTTCAAAGAAGCCGTTCTTTAGTTCATAATAAACGCTATTCATATCACTTGCTGCTACTACTACCTCCATTTTATCACCTTCTTTTTTATGAAAATTTTCAGGATAATCATTAAATATCAGGTATTTCCCATTGGTAGTATTTACGTAGTCGAAAGAAAAGAACGGCGTATTGTTGCCCCTGAGAGAAGCCGGTTGGTATGTCCATATGGCTTTTGTCCGTTCCGACAAGTTGAAAGGGCTGATGTCGCCACTGGCTTTTTGTGATTTTTTTGCAGCGTAACCTATGGTCTCTTTACCTTTCATGTCCAACTCTGTAATAGCAATGTTACCCAGTTGGGTTTCCAGGGTACTAAGTTTAGATCCGCTTTGTTGTTGAATTTTGTATATCTCCTCCTGTATGATGGTGGTCGTATTGTCTTTATTGACCACCATATGTTGAGGCAT encodes the following:
- a CDS encoding DASS family sodium-coupled anion symporter, with protein sequence MNKSKARIAALLAGILIFLFILLSDTFMLDNKATKVMAVAALMITWWVTQVLPMPVVALLPLLLFPLLGIAGIDEVATSYANPIIFLFMGGFMIALAIEKWGLHKRGALSIIRVTGTSGNRIILGFILASGLMSMWLSNTATTMMMYPIALSVIKVMEDSNTGKGNVTNLGICLMLAIAYSSNFGGIATIIGTPPNVAYVAYLQEEAGYTFQFADWMKLCLPISLILLLTLYFLMVKVLYPNHIPSNHHTKELIGGELKKLGKLSATEKRVLGIFLITAFLWITKSLINEYQTLFKLNDSMIALLGGILMFAFPSGAAENKPILEWHDTKNMAWGILILFGGGIALAGQLEKAGIIESLGDWIAGYATGGILLVFIVTIVSIFISEVMSNVAQVIVFAPVIGGMAQALHIDPLQLGIAMTLGASCAGMLPMGTPPNAIVFASGRLKLHHMTTTGFVMNIVSAVLITLFCWFLLPHLVARII